From Methanothermobacter tenebrarum:
TCGACGTTCTTCCTTGTCCAATCCCTCTAATTTCTCATAGTCTATTTTGAGTTTTTCAGAGGAGACTTCTATGTCATCAGTAGCTACCATCTGATAATTTAAGTCGTCAGAGATGCTTGTTATGATTTCTTCGTCTGTGGCTAATCCTAGGGCTCTTAGTAATATTACGAGGGGTATTTCTCCTGGGAGGTAGGGGAATGATATCCGTAGGTATACTCCTTTTCTCCTGGGCTTTTTATATTCAACTGATATCCTGGCCCTGAACCCACTTTTTATCGATGTTACAATGGCCCTGGCCCTGTTTTCTTCGATTTCACCCATTCTTTCTAGGATGATCTTGTTCGGGGCTATCTCTTCTGTAGTTACTAGTGATCTTTCTGATCCGTTGACTATGAAGTATCCTCCAGGGTCTCGTGGATCTTCTCCTTTTTCTATGAGTTCTTTTTCTTTGAGCCCGTGGAGATGACATATTTCTGATTTTAACATCACTGGTAATTCTCCGATGTAGACTTTTTCGAAATCTGGCTCTGGAGCCCCTTCTTTTAAAAGTCGCATTTCGAGGCTCATATGTGCGGGGTAGGTTAAGTTTCTAAGTCTGGCTTCCATTGGGAATATTTTAGTGGTGGATCCGTCAGCTTCCTTGATGAAGGGTTTCACTATTTCAAGTTTTCCTGTCTCCACCTTATATTTCCCTTCTTCGAATTCGATGGGTTCGCTAGTATCTATTATCTCCTGTATTCTATTGTTTACGAAATCGTTGTAGGATTCCAGGTGGTGGTCTACTAGATTGTATTTGTCAAAAAACGCATCTACCAATTTCCATGCACTTTTTTTCATGGACTTCCTCCAAAAAATAATAATATGATCAATCTTGAACTATCCTATATGTTACAAATTTACCTGCGGTTGGACTTTCCCTTATTATTTTCAGTATATCCCCCTCTTTCGCCCCTATAGCTTTCACTACAGGGTCATCAGTTCTTATACTAGGTAGTTGTTCGGCGTGGATTTTCATTTCCTTGAGGACTTTCTCAGCCTCTTCTTCAGATAAAATAACATGTTCCGGTACCAGTTGGTGTTTTAATATATCCTTCTTCACAATTTATCCTCCACACGAAAAATATGGCCTAGAATCAGGGGAACGGGCCCGACGGGAATTGAACCCGCGACCACTTGGTTAAAAGCCAAGCGCTCTTCCAGACTGAGCTACGGGCCCTATGGGGACGCCCTGGCCGGGAATTGAACCCGAGTCGCGGGCTCGACAGGCCCGCATGATAGCCCCTACACCACCAGGGCAATCTTCTAAAATGAGATTATCCCAATTTATCCATCTCACTCCTTTAAATATTTTACCCTCCATCTATTATCAGGATTTAAACATTTTTTTGATGAGAGCCTACACACACTATAATTGGAGTGTGATCATATCTACTCTATAGAAACGTTGAATATTATATATCTCTTGTAACATTTTATAAATATTTTTCCCTTTTTATAGTATTCTGGTGGGGATTTATAAAATTGGTAGGGGAGGTGGGTAAAGTCCCGCCTGCCGGACTTGAACCGGCAACCCTCGGATCTACAGTCCGATGCTCTGCCAAATTGAGCTAAGGCGGGTCTATAATATGGTATGGGACCACCCGGATTTGAACCGGGGTCTCAGGCTCCCAAAGCCCAAAGGATCGACCAGGCTACCCTATGGTCCCATTAAGATTATGTGAAGCCCCGGACGGGAATTGAACCCGCGACCACGAGATTACAAGTCTCGCGCTCCACCAGACTGAGCTACCGAGGCATTCATCATATTAGTCATTAATATTTAAATATTTTACGGTATAAAATAATATGCTATAAAGGTATGATATATTTTAAATATTCATGGGATTGCAGAGCACCTTGACAGCTGGTAATTCCTCACCAGCCAATAAACTTATAGCAGCACCACCACCACTACTTATATGGTCTATACCATCTTGAAAGCCCATTTGAACCACTGCAGCGGCTAAATGGCCGCCTCCTATTATGGAAAACCCAGAGGATGATGAAATGGCGTTAAGCAGATCCTCAGTGCCTATACTAAACTCTGGGTTCTCGAAAACTCCCGCAGGACCATTTGCAACTATCATTTTAGCGTTCCTTATCTTCTCTGCATAGACTTTTATGGTTTCTATGCCGATATCATAAATTGGAAGATCTGGGATATCCTTTATGGGAACATCTAATCTTTTATCATCTTTGCATACTGCCACATCGACTGGTATAAGTATTTTGTCCTTGAATTTTTTCATGAGCTTCCTAGCCACTTTTATGAGATTACTGTAGCCTCTTTTCTTTATCAGTTTCTCGTTACATTTACCTATATCTATTTTAGCCGCTTTCAAAAACACGTTAGCCACAAGACCCGTGGTCAATATATAATCAGCACTACCCTTCCCTAGGACATTTTCCATGACTTTTATGGAGTCATCGACTTTAACGCCTCCAAGAACATAAATGCAAGGCCTTTTAACATTTTCAAGGGCACTATATAGGATCTTTAATTCCCTTTCCATGACTCTCCCAGCCGCGGATGGTAGTTTCACTGCGAAGCCTACCAGTGAGGGTTGGGATCTGTGGGCCGCGGCAAATGCATCATTGATATAATAATCGATAAGGGGGGATAGTTTTCTGACAAGGTGGGTTTTTGCTTGGATTCTAGGCTCCCTTTTTAGGATTTCCTCTGAGTAAAAACGAACATTCTCTAGGAGTATTATATCACCTTTTTTCATCTTGGAGATTTCTTCCCTGGCAGCGCATCCAAAGATATCCTCCACGTATTTTACAGGACGTCCTATGATATCTGATAGAATCTCCGCATGTTTTTCTAAGGTTGTGAAATCCTTTTTACCTGGCCTGCTTTGGTGGGCTAATATAACAACTTTCGCTTCCATGCCCGCAAGCTCATCTATGGTTTCTGAGTGAAGTCTGAGGCGCGTATCATCGAGTATTCTCCCTGTATGGGGATCTACAGGCGAGTTTATGTCGATCCTTAAAAGTACGGTTTTACCATTTAATTCAAGATCATCTATGGTCTTGAAATTTAATGACATTCAATGTTCACCCCAAGGTTACTTATATTTTACTCACCAAGTCCAACAGAGCTTCACGGGGATTATCGGCTAATATGACACCGGATGCTAAAAGCACGCCCTCTGATCCAAGATCCAAGGCCGCTTTAAAATCTTCACCTGTAGATATCCCAGCCCCACAAAGCACTTTAACATTAGGGTTTATGTTTTTAACAGCATCCACGGTCCCGGTGACCACTTCAGGTTCTGCCTTGGATACTGGGATGCCAGATCCTATAAGTTCTGGGGGTTCCACTGCTACGAAATCAGGGCCCATTGCAGCTGCAGCAGCGCTTGTATCCACGTTATTTGTACAGACTATGCTAATGAGGTCTGCTTCTTTAACTTTTTCAATGACTCTTTGGACATCTGCGAGTTTCATCCGCTTCTCTGAGTGATTTATAAGGGTTCCTGTGGCTCCGGCTTCCTTTGCGCATTCTAAAAGGATGCTACCAGTGTGGCCACCGGCATCTATGGGGTCGATATGTTGGGCAACCACTGGTATTTTAACTCTTTGAGCCACCCTAAAAAGATCCATATGCTGTGGCGCGACCACAATATTAACACCACTTTCATCAGCCACTTGTTCACAAGCACGGGCTAAATTCACAGCATTTTCACCGGTAGATTCAATATAAGTTTTAAAATTCAATATTACAATGGGAGTATCATATTTCAATGATAAGCCTCCAAATTATTGTTCCACCCCTAAATTTAATATGGATATAATCATTTTATAAAAACTATTAAATAATCCCTCCTATTATTATCTTTTTTATGACCCTACACAGATATTATTATTGTTGGAAAAATCTTAATATTATTAACCTTTGACACACTCTCATGTTAGATCAACTCCAAGGTTACTGATAACATTGGAGGGAGTGTACTCCCTTTGGTTGATCTGTTGCGTATGAGTATGGGAACTATTTAGGTGGATGGATGTGTTTATTTCAAAATTTGAGAAACTCAAAAGATTAGAGAGGATGGGGTACAGGTTCGTTGGTAAAAATGCGCATACAGCAGTGAAGACTTGTCTGTGGACAAAAAAGAGCATATTAGATGAAGGAACATGTTACAAACAGAAATTTTATGGTATCAAAAGCCACAGGTGCTTGCAAATGTCCCCAAGTGTATTCTTCTGTCAACAAAAGTGTCTTTTCTGTTGGAGAGACCTCAGATACACGAAAACGGAATGGGATGGGGACTATGATGAACCAGCAGATATAGTAGATGAGTGTATCAACGCACAAAGAAGCTTACTTTGCGGATTCTTCGGGAACGAAAAAGCCAACAAAGAAAAACTCATTGAAGCACAAGAACCCAATAATGCAGCCATATCATTAGCTGGGGAACCGCTATTATATCCAATGATAAATGAACTCATCAGAGAATTCCATAAAAGGAAATTCACAACATTCCTAGTTACCAATGGCATCAATTACAAGGCGCTTGAAAGTCTTTCAGAAGAACCCACCCAACTATACATTTCACTAGATGCACCCTCCAAGAAAATCCACAAAAAACTTTGCCGACCACAAACAGAAAACGCATGGGAACATCTAAACAGATCCTTAGAATTACTCCCAACTTTTAACTGTCGAAAAGTTCTAAGGATAACAGCAGTCAACAGGAAAAACATGACAAAACCGAGTGCATACGCTTCCCTTATCAAAAAGGCCCAACCAGACTTTGTGGAGGTAAAAGCTTACATGTATCTTGGATATTCACGTCAAAGATTAGAAATGGAAAACATGCCATTATTCTTTGAAGTTTATGAATTCGCAGATAAAATAGCTAAATTAGCTAACATGGATATAATCGACAAATCAAAGGAGAGCAGAGTAGTACTATTAAGCTAAATTGGGGGGATTCCAATGAGATACATCCTATTAACTTTAATATTTTCCATATTTTTTGTTTATGGGGTTTCCGGGCTTTCGATCACACTAGGAGAGGCCACTTATAACAATCCAGAGTATAAAAAGGCTATGATAGATTATTTCCAATCAAAAACAGATAAAAGTATAAAAGATGTTAGTGTAGAGGTTATCAAGGCCCAGGATGTTAATAGGATATCCGAGGATGTTACAGGCGAAGTATATAAGCCGGATCAAATATTTTCATGTGCAATGGTTGATCTGGACAATGATAACCTTACGATAGTCGTTGATCAGAGTAAAATAAAGAATGTAACGCCTCAAATGTATGCGAACAGTTTAAAATCTGCTGGTATAGAGAAGGGTTATGTGGTGGTTTCAGCACCATTATCAATATCTGGAGAAACAGCTCTCATGAGCATATTCAAATCTTATGAAACCCTCACAGGAACTGAGATACCAGATGATGTTAAAAAGGCATCCCTTAGGGAACTGCGCCTCCAGACCAGACTAGTTACTGAGACTGGTGAAAATGGTGACACTATTGCCCAGTTAATTAGTGAAATTAAAAATGGATCTGAAAATATAAATGATACTCAGAAGATAAAAGAGATAGTCATTCAAGCCGCGGATAAGCGAGATATTGATCTAAAGAGTACCCAGATAGAGGATATATCACAGGTAATCGCAGATTCACAGAAAGTACAAGGACTAGCCACTAACTTCAAAAAGAGATTGGAACATGAGACTGGTGGTGGATTAGAAGATCAATTATATTCATGGTTGCAAAGTCGCTATGATTACCTAATAGATTTATTATCAACATGATCCAGGAGTATTAACATGTTAATAGCAAAGAACAACCTCCAGTTCATCATAGAAGTTGCCATAATAATCCATATAGGTTTAGTAATATTATTCAACCTAGTAGGAGTTTCTCTGAGCTTGGTCCTCTTTCTAGGCACTATTCTCACAATATTATTCGCCTTCTTATTCTCCGTTGATACCATCCTATTAATTTTACCTTTATTCACACATCAAGAATTCACACACCCATTCGGCCCATTCGCAGTCTTATCATGGGTTAGTGTACTGGCAGCGTCAAATTTATTATCAGAGGCTGGTATACGTTCAACTTCTATCAAAACGCTGAATTACATCCTATTTTTCGTCATAGCAATTGCAGGGGGTTTGATGCACCGATCATTCCTGCTTTTATGGTTCCTTGGAGGGGCCCTAGGATATTATATAATGTCTAAAAGTTTCAAAAGGAGTGCGAGGATAACAAGAAAATCGGTCATAGGATTCATATCAGCCCTTATAGGCGGATTCGCACTCATGGAATTCTTAGCAAAGATACTTGACATGCCAGTTTTAAGTCCACTTCTTAGGATTGCAAGGTTGGAAAATTATACTATCCCTAGTCTAAAGTTAGTCCTTACAAAAACAACATTTTGGGGTCATGTAGTAGGATCCTGCTATTGGAAGTCGGAGTGTCTAGGCGGGGCTGATGGTTATATAACACTCCCAGTGACGCTAATCCACAAGTTAGGGTTACCCTACCATATATT
This genomic window contains:
- a CDS encoding DNA-directed RNA polymerase subunit B'', coding for MKKSAWKLVDAFFDKYNLVDHHLESYNDFVNNRIQEIIDTSEPIEFEEGKYKVETGKLEIVKPFIKEADGSTTKIFPMEARLRNLTYPAHMSLEMRLLKEGAPEPDFEKVYIGELPVMLKSEICHLHGLKEKELIEKGEDPRDPGGYFIVNGSERSLVTTEEIAPNKIILERMGEIEENRARAIVTSIKSGFRARISVEYKKPRRKGVYLRISFPYLPGEIPLVILLRALGLATDEEIITSISDDLNYQMVATDDIEVSSEKLKIDYEKLEGLDKEERREYLILSAIKYIGNRVAKGMTEDYRIRRAEDVIDRYLLPHIGTEPEKRIDKAIYLAEMTEMLLQVIYGEREPHDKDHYTNKRLRVSGDLMEDLFRVAFTSLTRDMTYQLERSLARGKEPSVRQAVRSDVLTENIKHAIATGNWVGGRAGISQLLDRTSYMGTLSHLRRVVSPLSRSQPHFEARDLHPTQFGKICPNETPEGPNCGLVKNLALMVKISEGADPHEIKDVIKKMGIIN
- a CDS encoding DNA-directed RNA polymerase subunit H, whose amino-acid sequence is MKKDILKHQLVPEHVILSEEEAEKVLKEMKIHAEQLPSIRTDDPVVKAIGAKEGDILKIIRESPTAGKFVTYRIVQD
- the twy1 gene encoding 4-demethylwyosine synthase TYW1: MFISKFEKLKRLERMGYRFVGKNAHTAVKTCLWTKKSILDEGTCYKQKFYGIKSHRCLQMSPSVFFCQQKCLFCWRDLRYTKTEWDGDYDEPADIVDECINAQRSLLCGFFGNEKANKEKLIEAQEPNNAAISLAGEPLLYPMINELIREFHKRKFTTFLVTNGINYKALESLSEEPTQLYISLDAPSKKIHKKLCRPQTENAWEHLNRSLELLPTFNCRKVLRITAVNRKNMTKPSAYASLIKKAQPDFVEVKAYMYLGYSRQRLEMENMPLFFEVYEFADKIAKLANMDIIDKSKESRVVLLS
- the tpiA gene encoding triose-phosphate isomerase, yielding MKYDTPIVILNFKTYIESTGENAVNLARACEQVADESGVNIVVAPQHMDLFRVAQRVKIPVVAQHIDPIDAGGHTGSILLECAKEAGATGTLINHSEKRMKLADVQRVIEKVKEADLISIVCTNNVDTSAAAAAMGPDFVAVEPPELIGSGIPVSKAEPEVVTGTVDAVKNINPNVKVLCGAGISTGEDFKAALDLGSEGVLLASGVILADNPREALLDLVSKI
- a CDS encoding phosphoglycerate kinase; translated protein: MSLNFKTIDDLELNGKTVLLRIDINSPVDPHTGRILDDTRLRLHSETIDELAGMEAKVVILAHQSRPGKKDFTTLEKHAEILSDIIGRPVKYVEDIFGCAAREEISKMKKGDIILLENVRFYSEEILKREPRIQAKTHLVRKLSPLIDYYINDAFAAAHRSQPSLVGFAVKLPSAAGRVMERELKILYSALENVKRPCIYVLGGVKVDDSIKVMENVLGKGSADYILTTGLVANVFLKAAKIDIGKCNEKLIKKRGYSNLIKVARKLMKKFKDKILIPVDVAVCKDDKRLDVPIKDIPDLPIYDIGIETIKVYAEKIRNAKMIVANGPAGVFENPEFSIGTEDLLNAISSSSGFSIIGGGHLAAAVVQMGFQDGIDHISSGGGAAISLLAGEELPAVKVLCNPMNI
- a CDS encoding DUF1002 domain-containing protein encodes the protein MRYILLTLIFSIFFVYGVSGLSITLGEATYNNPEYKKAMIDYFQSKTDKSIKDVSVEVIKAQDVNRISEDVTGEVYKPDQIFSCAMVDLDNDNLTIVVDQSKIKNVTPQMYANSLKSAGIEKGYVVVSAPLSISGETALMSIFKSYETLTGTEIPDDVKKASLRELRLQTRLVTETGENGDTIAQLISEIKNGSENINDTQKIKEIVIQAADKRDIDLKSTQIEDISQVIADSQKVQGLATNFKKRLEHETGGGLEDQLYSWLQSRYDYLIDLLST